A genome region from Micromonospora inyonensis includes the following:
- the guaB gene encoding IMP dehydrogenase — translation MDISPSADRPTGAEPGELGGHLPELPAGSARVVPLGLTFDDVLLQPGESDVVPSRVNTVTRMTRNVTLSVPLLSSAMDTVTEARMAIAMARQGGIGVLHRNLSLEDQALQVDLVKRSESGMITNPVTASPDDTLRDVDALCGRYRISGVPVVDADGQLVGIVTNRDMRFVTEPGTPVREIMTRTPLVTAPVGVSKDEALALLRRHKVEKLPIVDDAGRLRGLITVKDFTKSEQYPNATKDDAGRLRVAAAVGVGEDAYKRARTLVDAGVDVLIVDTAHGHQRAVLDMVRQLKKDTAVDVVGGNVATYAGAKALVDAGADGVKVGVGPGAICTTRIVAGVGVPQITAIMEAARAAGPAGVPVIGDGGIQYSGDIAKALVAGADTVMLGSLLAGCEESPGELLFINGKQFKSYRGMGSLGAMQSRGQARSYSKDRYFQQDVLAEDKLVPEGVEGQVPYRGPLSAVAHQLIGGLRAAMGYVGAESIPELHRRGQLIRITAAGLKESHPHDIQMTVEAPNYHTR, via the coding sequence GTGGATATTTCGCCCAGCGCCGATCGTCCGACGGGTGCCGAGCCCGGCGAGCTGGGCGGCCACCTGCCGGAACTGCCCGCCGGCTCGGCGCGGGTGGTCCCGCTCGGCCTGACCTTCGACGACGTGCTGCTCCAGCCCGGTGAGTCGGACGTCGTGCCGAGCCGGGTCAACACGGTCACCCGGATGACCCGTAACGTCACCCTCTCCGTGCCACTGCTCTCCAGTGCGATGGACACGGTGACCGAGGCGCGGATGGCCATCGCCATGGCGCGGCAGGGCGGCATCGGCGTGCTGCACCGCAACCTCTCCCTGGAGGACCAGGCGCTCCAGGTCGACCTGGTCAAGCGCTCCGAGTCCGGCATGATCACCAACCCGGTGACGGCCAGCCCGGACGACACCCTCCGCGACGTCGACGCGCTCTGCGGGCGGTACCGCATCTCCGGCGTGCCGGTGGTGGACGCCGACGGCCAGCTCGTCGGCATCGTCACCAACCGGGACATGCGCTTCGTCACCGAGCCGGGCACCCCGGTCCGCGAGATCATGACCCGGACCCCGCTGGTCACCGCCCCGGTCGGGGTCAGCAAGGACGAGGCGCTGGCCCTGCTGCGCCGGCACAAGGTGGAGAAGCTGCCGATCGTCGACGACGCGGGCCGGCTGCGCGGGCTGATCACCGTCAAGGACTTCACCAAGAGCGAGCAGTACCCGAACGCCACCAAGGACGACGCCGGCCGGCTCCGGGTCGCCGCCGCCGTCGGGGTCGGCGAGGACGCGTACAAGCGCGCCCGGACCCTGGTCGACGCGGGCGTGGACGTGCTGATCGTGGACACCGCGCACGGCCACCAGCGGGCCGTGCTGGACATGGTCCGCCAGCTCAAGAAGGACACCGCGGTCGACGTCGTCGGCGGCAACGTGGCCACGTACGCCGGGGCGAAGGCGCTGGTCGACGCGGGTGCCGACGGCGTCAAGGTCGGGGTCGGGCCGGGTGCGATCTGCACCACCCGGATCGTCGCCGGGGTGGGCGTGCCGCAGATCACCGCGATCATGGAGGCGGCCCGGGCCGCCGGCCCGGCCGGCGTGCCGGTGATCGGCGACGGCGGCATCCAGTACTCCGGCGACATCGCCAAGGCGCTGGTCGCCGGGGCCGACACGGTGATGCTCGGCAGCCTGCTCGCCGGCTGCGAGGAGAGCCCGGGGGAGTTGCTCTTCATCAACGGCAAGCAGTTCAAGTCGTACCGGGGGATGGGCTCGCTCGGCGCGATGCAGTCGCGCGGCCAGGCCCGCTCCTACTCCAAGGACCGCTACTTCCAGCAGGACGTCCTCGCCGAGGACAAGCTGGTCCCCGAGGGCGTCGAGGGTCAGGTGCCCTACCGCGGCCCGCTCTCCGCGGTCGCCCACCAGCTCATCGGCGGGCTGCGCGCCGCGATGGGGTACGTCGGCGCGGAGAGCATTCCCGAGCTGCACCGCCGTGGCCAGCTCATCCGGATCACCGCGGCCGGCCTCAAGGAGAGCCACCCGCACGACATCCAGATGACCGTCGAGGCGCCGAACTACCACACCCGCTGA
- a CDS encoding helix-turn-helix transcriptional regulator: MRTVLVCVRTPLAAQHLSSAAARLGLSAVVRTAVSDPEVMLRLAEQPPDVVLADTALTRPDSAGFVRRVLARAPQAAVLLLGAEESNAAAATISAGARGLIQGVDQDLTSAVAKALLLLTAPGRSSRRRIADPALDTAAVVGATGRPGGRTPAATAADWPDEMPGGPAMVPVQRGDDEPDDGAEPETAGATPERRRAEPAGRGRGEPAGRGRGGIGLTERELQVLLGMAEGKSNAEIGRELFVSEDTVKTHARRLFRKLGARDRAHAVAAGFRAGLVA, from the coding sequence GTGCGTACGGTTCTCGTCTGCGTCCGAACCCCGTTGGCGGCGCAGCACCTGTCTTCCGCAGCGGCCAGGCTGGGCCTGTCCGCCGTCGTCCGTACCGCCGTCTCCGATCCCGAGGTGATGCTGCGCCTCGCCGAGCAGCCGCCCGACGTGGTGCTCGCCGACACCGCGCTGACCCGGCCGGACAGCGCGGGTTTCGTCCGGCGCGTCCTGGCCCGGGCACCCCAGGCGGCGGTGCTGCTGCTCGGCGCGGAGGAGTCCAACGCGGCGGCGGCCACCATCAGCGCCGGGGCGCGCGGGCTCATCCAGGGCGTCGACCAGGACCTGACCAGCGCGGTCGCGAAGGCACTCCTGCTGCTCACCGCCCCGGGGCGGTCGTCCCGTCGCCGGATCGCCGATCCGGCCCTGGACACCGCGGCCGTGGTCGGCGCGACCGGCCGGCCGGGCGGGCGTACCCCGGCCGCCACGGCGGCGGACTGGCCGGACGAGATGCCGGGCGGCCCGGCGATGGTTCCGGTGCAGCGCGGCGACGACGAGCCGGACGACGGCGCCGAGCCGGAGACCGCCGGGGCGACGCCGGAGCGTCGCCGGGCCGAACCGGCCGGACGCGGGCGGGGCGAACCGGCCGGGCGCGGACGGGGTGGGATCGGGCTCACCGAGCGGGAACTCCAGGTGCTGCTCGGCATGGCGGAGGGGAAGAGCAACGCCGAGATCGGCCGTGAGCTGTTCGTCTCGGAGGACACCGTCAAGACACACGCCCGCCGGCTCTTCCGCAAGCTCGGTGCCCGGGACCGGGCGCACGCCGTCGCCGCGGGCTTCCGCGCCGGCCTGGTCGCCTGA
- a CDS encoding DUF5319 domain-containing protein codes for MHDEPIDPFNGDPADPAAGLHDPGDDTGLEPLTDVERQDVLEDLADLEIYQALLAPIGVRGLVIECEDCHEPHYFDWDLLRGNLRHLLSSGRPRVHEPAYDPDPDHYVTWDYARGYADGVHDTLTESGEDDTDSPSA; via the coding sequence GTGCACGACGAGCCCATCGACCCGTTTAACGGCGACCCGGCCGACCCGGCCGCCGGCCTGCACGATCCCGGCGACGACACCGGGCTGGAACCGCTGACCGACGTCGAGCGGCAGGACGTCCTGGAGGACCTGGCGGATCTGGAGATCTACCAGGCGCTGCTGGCGCCGATCGGGGTCCGCGGGTTGGTGATCGAGTGCGAGGACTGCCACGAGCCGCACTACTTCGACTGGGACCTGCTCCGCGGCAACCTGCGCCACCTGCTCAGCTCCGGACGACCCCGGGTGCACGAGCCGGCCTACGACCCGGATCCCGACCACTACGTCACCTGGGACTACGCCCGTGGCTACGCCGACGGGGTGCACGACACCCTGACCGAGTCCGGCGAGGACGACACCGACTCCCCGAGCGCCTGA